A genomic region of uncultured Paludibaculum sp. contains the following coding sequences:
- a CDS encoding carboxypeptidase-like regulatory domain-containing protein, whose protein sequence is MTNHSFPTSNCFRRILVASLFLFMGLLPGRLAGQGLTGQLSGTVADSSGGTVADAEVIISNAQTGQVRSGKTNAEGYFLFTELLPGTYSLKINANGFKKHEQSKVSITATERVNLPTISLEVGALTETVTVSAEAARLQTESAERSGLISSRQMAELPLKGRSYMGTAKLLPGVIDTANRESPGWNDLTGININGTRAGSINLTLDGVSSLDTGSLTGPYLAPSIDAVGEVKVLLSNYQAEYGRSSGATILTVIKSGTRDFHGSAYYFLRNEALNANEWLNNKSGIARPRYRYNYPGYTLGGPVLLPGTNFNKNRDKLFFFWSQEFLPIQTPSSTMTQTFPTTLERNGDFSQSYDTNNTLIPIKDPYNNNAAFPNNTIPSSRIDANGQKLLSLFPTPNTKGPSNTYNWTGVSVNKQPRRDSILRSDYNITSNTTFYVRLIQDFQAVRGEYGLSVGLGGNNNWPQLPISYEIHSAGAVATLIHTFNPTMVNEFTFGVNRAKQTVDALTQDRLDANVRSKIGLSLGQFYPSANPLNLIPNATFGGVTGAASLSIEGRYPFFGTNNIWNYSDNLSKIWGKHSFKMGVYLERTTRNAARSTSFNGALAFDRDANNPYDTNNPYSNAILGVVDSYSEANGHPSAHGRFFNAEWYVQDSWKVNRRLAIDAGVRFYSIQPSYSANDTLAIFDSSVYSSANQPPLLAPYVDPVSKTRMARDPSTGTLYPAVKIGAFSPSTGTPYQGMTTYKEKVLNSPSIQAAPRIGLAWDVFGNGKTAIRSGFGIFYDRFNDDQVLQLVQMPPLVTTGTANYTTLANLTSATTGTTIGPAAVYGFQRSYSPPAVYNWSFGVQQSIGFGTVLDVAYVGNTQKHLLVYRDLNATQYGTNRLASSIDSTTGTALPANFLRPYLGYSNINYLEFSGYGNYNAMQVQLTKRFSDRFTYHMAYSWSKSLDLVDGQGGVLSPTLNYRMRNYGLAGFDRRHTLMLNYTYNLPDFSKNWDNKFSRVALNGWELSGVSQFSTGSPAGVGYSLSYSADLTGATGNGVDSRVVLVGDPNASAPAGQAFNVDAFKPPTAAYSVNGIGNAAKTTVTNPGLNNWDISLFKNFKLGAREGRSMQFRLESYNTFNHTQYSSMDTTARFNAAGDQINANLGRYTNAALSRRVVLGLKFYF, encoded by the coding sequence GAGCGTGTGAACCTGCCAACGATCTCGCTGGAGGTTGGCGCTTTGACGGAAACAGTGACAGTGTCGGCGGAGGCTGCCCGGTTGCAGACGGAGAGCGCGGAGCGCTCCGGTCTCATCTCCTCGCGCCAGATGGCCGAACTGCCACTGAAAGGCCGCTCCTATATGGGCACGGCCAAGCTATTGCCCGGCGTCATCGACACGGCCAATCGCGAATCACCGGGCTGGAACGACCTCACTGGCATCAACATCAACGGCACCCGCGCAGGCTCCATCAACCTAACGCTGGATGGCGTTTCCAGTCTGGATACAGGCTCACTTACCGGGCCGTACCTCGCGCCCAGCATCGACGCTGTGGGCGAAGTTAAGGTTCTGCTCAGCAACTACCAGGCTGAATATGGCCGAAGCTCCGGTGCGACCATTCTTACCGTCATCAAGAGCGGCACGCGCGACTTCCACGGCAGCGCTTACTACTTCCTACGGAACGAAGCGCTCAACGCCAACGAATGGCTCAACAACAAGAGCGGAATCGCTCGCCCGCGCTATCGCTACAACTACCCGGGCTACACACTGGGCGGACCCGTTCTTCTGCCCGGGACGAACTTCAACAAGAACCGCGACAAGCTGTTCTTCTTCTGGTCGCAGGAGTTCCTGCCCATTCAGACGCCATCCAGCACGATGACCCAGACCTTCCCCACGACTCTGGAGCGCAACGGTGATTTTTCGCAGTCGTACGACACCAACAACACTCTGATCCCTATCAAGGATCCTTACAACAACAACGCGGCGTTCCCGAACAACACCATCCCATCCAGCCGCATCGACGCGAATGGGCAGAAGCTCCTTAGCCTCTTCCCCACGCCCAATACCAAAGGCCCCAGCAACACCTATAACTGGACAGGGGTTAGCGTTAACAAGCAGCCCCGGCGTGACTCCATTTTGCGCTCCGACTACAACATCACATCCAACACGACCTTCTACGTCCGCCTGATTCAGGACTTCCAGGCTGTGCGCGGCGAGTACGGACTCTCGGTCGGCCTGGGCGGCAACAACAACTGGCCACAACTGCCCATTTCCTATGAGATCCACAGCGCCGGCGCCGTTGCCACATTGATCCATACCTTCAACCCGACCATGGTCAATGAGTTCACATTCGGCGTGAACCGCGCGAAACAGACCGTGGATGCTCTCACGCAGGATCGTCTTGATGCCAACGTGCGCAGCAAGATTGGCCTTTCGCTGGGGCAGTTCTATCCCTCGGCCAATCCGCTGAACCTCATCCCCAACGCCACGTTTGGAGGCGTCACCGGTGCCGCCTCCCTCTCCATCGAGGGGCGCTACCCCTTCTTCGGCACCAACAATATCTGGAACTACTCCGACAACCTCTCGAAGATCTGGGGCAAACACTCCTTCAAGATGGGTGTCTACCTCGAGCGCACCACGCGCAACGCCGCCCGCTCCACCTCCTTCAATGGTGCCCTGGCGTTCGATCGCGACGCCAACAACCCCTACGACACCAACAATCCGTACTCCAATGCGATTCTCGGCGTCGTGGACTCTTACTCCGAAGCGAACGGCCATCCTTCCGCGCACGGCCGGTTCTTCAACGCGGAGTGGTACGTGCAGGATAGCTGGAAAGTCAACCGCCGCCTGGCGATCGATGCCGGCGTCCGCTTCTACTCCATCCAGCCCAGCTATAGCGCCAACGACACCCTGGCCATCTTCGACTCTTCGGTCTACAGCAGCGCAAATCAACCGCCGCTCCTGGCGCCCTACGTCGACCCCGTCTCCAAAACCCGCATGGCTCGCGACCCATCGACCGGAACGCTGTACCCCGCGGTCAAAATCGGAGCATTCTCTCCCTCCACTGGCACCCCCTATCAGGGCATGACCACCTACAAGGAGAAGGTCCTCAACTCGCCCTCCATCCAGGCCGCACCCCGCATCGGCCTTGCCTGGGACGTCTTCGGCAATGGCAAGACAGCCATCCGCTCAGGCTTCGGCATCTTCTACGATCGTTTCAACGACGACCAGGTTCTCCAGCTCGTCCAGATGCCCCCGCTCGTCACCACCGGGACGGCGAACTACACTACGCTCGCCAACCTCACCTCTGCCACCACCGGAACCACCATCGGGCCGGCGGCCGTCTACGGCTTCCAGCGCAGCTACAGCCCGCCGGCCGTCTATAACTGGAGCTTTGGTGTCCAGCAGAGCATCGGCTTTGGCACCGTGCTCGACGTGGCCTATGTCGGCAATACGCAGAAGCACCTGCTGGTCTACCGCGATCTGAACGCCACGCAGTACGGCACCAACCGGCTCGCGTCCAGCATCGACTCCACCACCGGCACCGCGCTGCCCGCCAACTTCCTGCGTCCCTATCTCGGATACTCCAACATCAACTACCTGGAGTTCTCCGGCTACGGCAACTACAACGCGATGCAGGTGCAGCTCACCAAACGATTCTCTGACCGCTTCACCTACCACATGGCCTACTCCTGGTCGAAGTCCCTCGACCTCGTGGACGGCCAGGGTGGCGTGCTCAGCCCCACCCTTAACTACCGCATGCGCAACTACGGTCTGGCCGGCTTCGATCGCCGCCATACCCTGATGCTGAACTACACCTACAACCTGCCTGACTTCAGCAAGAACTGGGACAACAAGTTCAGCCGCGTTGCTCTCAATGGTTGGGAGCTCTCCGGTGTCAGCCAATTCAGCACCGGCTCGCCCGCCGGCGTCGGCTACAGCCTATCCTATTCGGCTGATCTCACCGGCGCGACCGGTAATGGCGTCGACAGCCGCGTTGTCCTGGTTGGCGATCCCAACGCATCGGCACCCGCCGGCCAGGCCTTCAACGTGGATGCCTTCAAGCCACCCACGGCAGCCTATTCCGTCAATGGCATCGGCAATGCCGCCAAGACCACCGTCACAAACCCCGGACTGAACAACTGGGATATCTCCCTGTTCAAGAACTTCAAACTCGGCGCCCGCGAAGGCCGCAGCATGCAGTTCCGTCTGGAGAGCTATAACACGTTCAATCACACGCAATACAGCAGCATGGACACCACCGCGCGCTTCAACGCCGCTGGCGATCAGATCAATGCCAACCTCGGACGCTACACCAATGCGGCCCTTTCGCGCCGCGTCGTGCTTGGTCTGAAGTTCTACTTCTAG